A region of the Phaeodactylum tricornutum CCAP 1055/1 chromosome 1, whole genome shotgun sequence genome:
CGACGTTTCCTGCTCGGACTCAAGATCAGAATCATCATTTTGAACATGGTGGTCTTCGGTTGCTTTAGCTTCGGGAGTACTCGCCACTTCCTGGTCCGCAGAACCATAGGGGACTGATTTGGGGCTTGCGGTCTTGAGTATATTTTGCGGTTGTTCGGAAGCGACTTCGCTCTCATCTGGCCGAACGGAATCGAAGCTTGATTCCAAAAGGATTTCATCTTCCGACTTGGCCGTCAAAGCCTCGGCCAGCGAGGGAAAATCTCCTCTTTTGGTAGCTTCCTTTCTTGTCGAGTTCTTAGCTGTATCGTCGCGGTTGGTCGCAGAAGCCTCGTGAGACCTGCGACAGCGCACCAACAGTATCGCGAGTACAACTAGCAAAGCAGCGGCTGAGGTAATCGACGCGGCAACAGCACCTGTACTAGGACCAGAAGAGTCATTGACTGCGCTTGTGCTTGTGGCACGAGGCTCAACAAAATTATTGCGGTCGCCCAAGTAGAGCGTTTTTTGCACTGGAGTCACGAGACTCCGTTGATCATTTAGGTCGTTCTCGATTTTGCTGGCTACGTAGTTCTCGACAGCCTTGCGATCATCGCCAACATAGAAGACTTCCATCTCCCCCAACATGGGCAAGCACCGAGACCCGGATTCCGTCACGAGGTGTTCGCAGGAAGCTGTATGTTTAGAATAAAGGAATGCATGGTAAGCGAAAACCGTTTCAAAGAGCTTTTCATTCACAGCCAACGATCCTGATTCAGAGATCATAGCTCAGAATTTTCAACGGCTTAACTTACCAACACTGCTATCTACACTATCTTTCGGTAAGCTGCTGGCTCCTATGACGAAAGTCCCTCGAACAGTCTGGAGTCCACGACCGTCCTGTCGGTAGGTGGATGGGTCGAGGCGTTCCAACTGGCAATCCACCAGTCCCATCCCATACGAAACGGTCCACAGTAGGCCCCATTCCAATCCGGGCAAgtcttgttccaaaaatCCTTGCGTAGACTGGTAAGTGGAGTTGTCCACAAGGATTTCGTAGTCGTACTCGACCGTGAGGGAATTCACTATGGCAGGAACTCGTGGGATCGGTGCATACGTATCGTACGTAACATTTGCATCACAATTGTAACTGGATGGATAGCCGTCGATGAAATCAGTCATCATCAAGATCCCGTTGAGATTGGACTTCCTTTTTCCAGACTTTTGCCACTTCTAGGTGTTCTCCGTTTCAGTTGAACTGATAGTGTCCAGCTCTATGGTATAACCTTTGGACAAAAGGTGATTTCGAGGTGTACCCACTACGCGATGGAGAGCGTCCTGTGACCGACCCCCCACGATGACAAGCACCACAAGAAAATAGTGCACTCTTACTCAAGGGGCAACAACAATAATCTGACCATATATGCCCAATTTCATCGATATGTGTGTGAGCGCGTCACAGCGTTTGAAACTGTAGACCTAACAAAAGCCGTCTCCGAAATTGAGCTTTGAATCTGGTTTACCGAGGGCAACTTCTTCTTATCCACTATTTCCAAATATACTTGGGCGCGATTTCTTTTGAACGGTACTCAGATCAGCTTCTTGCTGGGATAAGCCCTGTAAATCCAACAATTCGAAAACTAGGAAGTTTCCTACTGTTGGCATTCCAGGCAGACCATAGAAGATTATATAGAGAAGCGAGCGAGCCCGTACGATAGAGCGAATGTTCCGATTGATATCTCATGCCACCAAATTGGAGTAGACCTCTCACGGAGGGGTTTGCGCAGATTTGTATTGTGGTAAGCCATACTGTAGAGCCAATGCACCGAACCGGTTTTGTTTCAAAATTAAACGATAGCTGGCGGCCCGCGTATATAACTAACTATATGACAACAGTCAGCTGTACGCCCAAAAAACTATCGACAACGGCATCTCGAACTTCGTTACTATTGATGTGAGTAAAGAACGCTAGTAAAGAAAGCGAGGCCAAAACGCAGCTACGTCTATATATATTGAACAAATGAGCTGTTCCAAAATCAAACTGATCTCTACTCAAGAAAGAGGTGCTGGTGCGCTCTTAATTTTGCGAAAGCAGCAAAGAGGTTGTGTGCTTTTACATTGTTGAAACCGGAAGGACGGCAAGTAACATCACAGGCCATACCCGAGTTGATCAAGTTTACAGTGAAAGGAAAAACTGTTCAAAGTCAGTATACGTTGCCCTTGGTCATGACAAGCACAGATCTGCTATCAAATTTCGGCCGCGATTTCATCCAAGTGCatttctaacagtaagctgTCCCTAGTCGCATCCGTCTACGCCCAACTATCAGCGTTGGAATAGGCTATGAGAAAGAAGATCCTAGGTTAGGAACCATGGGCCTACATGAATGGAGGTTGGACTCCACATTCCTGCGGCGCTGACGCTGGTCCACTTATAGCCACAtttccaaagtttccaaaCAAATATTTTGTCAATAAGTCGCCTACCCAAAACGGCAGGAGGCGGTCTTGTCTGAAGATGTCTTGTCCATAGCCCATGGTGTAGGCTCGTTCGACTTGAAGTCGTCAATGTGCACCGACTTGCTCAGAGCAATATGGTAATGATAAAAGCAAGACTTTCGCGGTCTTTGGAGTATGACCAGAACATCCTTGCATAAAACCATCACCACCCCGGCTGTTGAGAATACACCGGTAGCGGTGGGACGGCCATGGTCCTTCGTATTACTTAACTGCTGATTCCGTTTAATGGTAATTGGAGACGGAAAATGCTCCATACCGTCTCCGGGGGAGTACACGAGTGTGGGACCTCAATAGACAATCGGATAATTTTTAAGTCGTTTGTAAAGAGAGCATTCTTGTTAGGTATTCAGA
Encoded here:
- a CDS encoding predicted protein, whose protein sequence is MMTDFIDGYPSSYNCDANVTYDTYAPIPRVPAIVNSLTVEYDYEILVDNSTYQSTQGFLEQDLPGLEWGLLWTVSYGMGLVDCQLERLDPSTYRQDGRGLQTVRGTFVIGASSLPKDSVDSSVASCEHLVTESGSRCLPMLGEMEVFYVGDDRKAVENYVASKIENDLNDQRSLVTPVQKTLYLGDRNNFVEPRATSTSAVNDSSGPSTGAVAASITSAAALLVVLAILLVRCRRSHEASATNRDDTAKNSTRKEATKRGDFPSLAEALTAKSEDEILLESSFDSVRPDESEVASEQPQNILKTASPKSVPYGSADQEVASTPEAKATEDHHVQNDDSDLESEQETSSTLPPMPPNAEKTSLEQDKVQVIGELENVVDFLPPLPPGACKGQAPQATKNRRRMKKKKKGTFVRTNSRESVNEMIVIPEGNKDSDDESEYSWTSDENSSGKQSRDPSPTRSQASADSEDNGPSEF